In Oryza sativa Japonica Group chromosome 3, ASM3414082v1, one DNA window encodes the following:
- the LOC136355876 gene encoding uncharacterized protein, translated as MEIMEEAPLAARGVEVVLPEDVLAEILRRLPPRSLAALRCVCTDWRSTIDSRRLLRADLLPLSLAGIFIDFWGLRFPDFFSRPSPTPISDVFNFFPLEKGPDIMDHCNGLFLLFSLLVVNPATQRWACLPPLPSHSTKLDFWFLYNQGLIVFDPIVSPHYEVFMIPFVNSEQYCIEIADLVLKESEWPPSPLILHVFSSAAERWEERSFVREGDSAGTVAYAQRQCHLDNHGNFYWRGALYVNSYFLMRISISDGSYQVIHYPIEVYKSRPHVYVGKSEKGVYLASLTIDGRLSIWVLDESCGQFKWVLEHQNNLKPLLLRLNRSKQVYGPWILRDINYHLYSQKFPGEWNLYNQNYDPSHFHSPNDEAPTENNFEWHSDDDDIVDNQCNSEERNSGDYLTFLGFHPYKEVVFMSSGSMKGFAYHLKSSKLQCLGNLYPKHYEHFAEHEHICQSFPYTPCWVDELPETSISVDNLCQD; from the exons ATGGAGATCATGGAAGAGGCGCCGCTCGCAGCGAGAGGCGTCGAGGTGGTGCTACCGGAGGACGTGCTCGCCGAAATCCTCCGGCGCCTGCCACCCCGCAGCCTGGCCGCGTTGCGGTGTGTTTGTACGGACTGGCGTTCCACCATCGACTCCCGCCGGCTGCTACGTGCGGACCTCCTCCCGTTGTCGCTCGCTGGCATCTTCATCGACTTCTGGGGCCTTAGGTTTCCGGACTTCTTCTCCCGCCCGTCGCCGACACCCATTAGTGACGTGTTCAACTTCTTTCCTCTTGAAAAAGGTCCAGACATCATGGACCACTGCAACGGCTTATTtttgcttttctctctcctagTGGTTAACCCGGCCACTCAGAGGTGGGCGTGCTTGCCACCATTACCCAGCCACTCTACCAAGCTGGATTTTTGGTTCTTGTACAATCAAGGATTGATCGTCTTTGACCCCATCGTATCGCCGCACTACGAGGTGTTTATGATCCCATTTGTTAACTCCGAACAATACTGTATCGAAATAGCGGATCTTGTCTTGAAGGAATCAGAATGGCCACCATCACCACTCATCCTTCATGTCTTCTCATCAGCGGCAGAGCGATGGGAGGAGAGATCATTTGTCAGAGAAGGAGATTCTGCAGGAACCGTGGCTTACGCTCAGAGGCAGTGTCATCTGGATAACCATGGAAACTTCTATTGGCGTGGAGCGCTCTATGTGAACTCATATTTTCTTATGAG GATATCCATTTCCGATGGAAGCTACCAAGTAATCCATTATCCCATTGAAGTTTACAAGAGCAGACCACATGTTTACGTTGGAAAATCAGAGAAAGGGGTATACCTTGCATCACTTACAATTGATGGTCGCCTTTCGATTTGGGTCCTCGATGAATCATGTGGCCAGTTTAAGTGGGTATTGGAGCACCAAAACAACCTTAAGCCCCTGCTTCTACGTTTGAACCGTAGCAAACAAGTTTATGGACCGTGGATCTTAAGGGATATTAACTATCATCTTTATAGCCAAAAGTTTCCAGGGGAGTGGAATTTATACAATCAGAACTATGATCCCTCTCATTTTCATTCTCCAAACGATGAAGCACCAACGGAAAATAATTTTGAATGGCATTCCGACGATGATGATATTGTAGACAATCAATGCAACAGTGAAGAGCGTAATAGTGGTGACTACCTTACGTTTCTTGGATTTCACCCTTACAAAGAGGTTGTCTTTATGTCTTCTGGATCAATGAAAGGATTCGCCTACCATTTGAAAAGCTCAAAACTTCAATGTTTGGGTAACTTATACCCAAAACACTATGAACACTTCGCCGAACATGAACACATATGCCAGTCATTTCCATATACACCGTGCTGGGTTGATGAGCTGCCTGAAACTAGTATTTCAGTAGATAATCTCTGTCAAGATTAG
- the LOC136355672 gene encoding uncharacterized protein, with product MLGDGIPLPQWDSFPSTSISCKSTRHKGRAGGGGRAAAVAGAREPGKGAAVVAGARERVTAVAGAGAPAAGVRERRDEAAAVARAREPREGAVAVAGAGRGGGGDGGRSRGRERRRLPEPEEGATTVAGAWEGRGNGGGSRIQGMGGGGGGASLEPEEGAAAVAGAREEGVLGRQWSSASMSGVYRVIPGWYRVIPDRYHMIHHKYHLIGIT from the coding sequence ATGCTAGGGGACGGGATACCGTTGCCCCAATGGGATAGCTTCCCCTCCACCTCTATCAGCTGCAAGAGCACAAGGCACAAGGGCCGAGCCGGTGGTGgagggagagcggcggcggtggccggagctaGAGAGCCGGggaagggggcggcggtggtggccggagcgagggagagagtgacggcggtggccggagccgGGGCGCCGGCGGCTGGAGTCAGAGAGCGGagggatgaggcggcggcggtggccagaGCCAGAGAGCCGAGggagggggcggtggcggtggccggagccggcaggggagggggcggcgacggtggccggagccgggggagggagcggcggcggttgccggagccggaggagggagCAACAACGGTGGCCGGAGCATGGGAAGGAAGGGGCAACGGTGGTGGTAGCCGGATCCAGGGGATGGGagggggcggtggtggtgcgtcgctggagccggaggagggagcggcggcggtggccggagctaGGGAGGAAGGGGTGCTGGGGCGGCAGTGGTCGTCAGCGTCAATGTCGGGTGTGTATCGCGTGATACCTGGCTGGTATCGCGTGAttcctgataggtatcacatgATACATCACAAGTATCATCTAATAGGTATCACGTGA
- the LOC112938223 gene encoding uncharacterized protein isoform X1 produces MFKGEQQNCLSDMLKEVTRVKKLLAITDNVHKLLFEAFDGWLIIQFRSYPAGTVLDSQIGLLGEIDSNINATGLQHTHDLMKKMKFAASATPHPRRVLAVALALMVAFAVGPMVALAKCEQQAHAVASLCGGTGIYARCCFALKRSLDGGDPLCLCSLANNREVAEMGLNSTRILSLYRKCEGNVFPVLPAGGCEEVPALSPSPPPLHGSVMPPPLPPATVEPVISAPMVEPPPPPAMITPLPPSTPVFTLPPPPPVTTAPSTALPAGASAAAPSTGVLRRIYQALIGLLCLVAGFLLVAVFVVVRKYWKPQLNNDVEMGSSNAADQSAIENAKKAAAEAQSSAEAAASAAAGSLATAQAASGAAQAAQAATEEVVTVQANAAEQAVLFVEALGRAAQQISTCTITLGQLLQLVSQIIQAVRAAQGGAASAAAAITGLFARFGEIFGRVGAATAFVEAQAVAAQGAPSDLIDIDCINRPGGDRGVSSFDEGGSNEDEDEANVERSTSRTSNRIRKSNVRYSEDVWVLDPPARGKGRRI; encoded by the exons CATAAGTTACTATTTGAAGCATTTGATGGTTGGCTTATTATTCAGTTTCGATCTTATCCTGCAGGAACTGTTCTGGACAGTCAGATTGGCCTTCTTGGAGAAATAGATTCGAACATAAATGCTACTGGCTTGCAG CATACTCATGACTTGATGAAAAAGATGAAGTTTGCAGCCTCGGCAACTCCGCATCCACGCCGGGTTCTCGCTGTAGCTCTAGCCCTCATGGTGGCCTTTGCAGTTGGCCCCATGGTGGCTCTAGCTAAGTGCGAGCAGCAGGCCCACGCCGTGGCTTCTCTGTGCGGTGGGACAGGCATATATGCAAGATGCTGTTTTGCCTTGAAGAGGTCCCTTGATGGTGGAGATCCTCTATGCCTCTGTTCGCTCGCCAACAACAGGGAGGTGGCTGAGATGGGGTTGAATTCAACCCGAATCCTTTCTCTTTATCGGAAATGCGAGGGCAATGTGTTTCCTGTTCTACCCGCTGGTGGATGTGAAGAGGTCCCCGCTTTgtctccctctccgccgccgctgcatggCTCTGTGATGCCACCTCCACTGCCACCGGCGACGGTTGAACCGGTCATTTCAGCACCGATGgtcgagccgccgcctccgcctgccaTGATTACACCATTGCCACCATCCACGCCAGTGTTTACGctgcctccgccaccaccagtTACTACTGCGCCGAGCACGGCCCTGCCAGCCGGTGCAAGTGCGGCAGCGCCGAGCACGGGGGTGCTGAGAAGAATCTATCAGGCGCTCATTGGTCTTCTATGTCTTGTGGCTGGTTTTCTGCTGGTGGCGGTGTTTGTTGTGGTTCGCAAGTATTGGAAGCCTCAGTTGA ACAATGACGTGGAGATGGGCTCCTCAAATGCCGCAGATCAGTCAGCCATTGAGAATGCCAAGAAGGCAGCGGCCGAGGCCCAAAGCTCCGCCGAAGCAGCTGCAAGTGCTGCCGCTGGGTCCCTGGCCACTGCGCAGGCTGCTTCTGGAGCGGCGCAGGCAGCGCAAGCAGCAACTGAAGAGGTGGTGACGGTACAGGCAAATGCGGCTGAACAGGCAGTGCTATTTGTGGAAGCATTGGGGCGAGCCGCACAGCAGATAAGTACTTGCACCATTACATTAGGCCAGCTTCTACAACTTGTGTCACAGATTATTCAGGCAGTGAGAGCAGCCCAAGGAGGCGCAGCTTCAGCCGCCGCAGCAATTACGGGCTTGTTCGCCCGCTTTGGGGAGATCTTTGGGCGTGTTGGAGCCGCTACAGCATTTGTGGAGGCTCAGGCCGTGGCTGCACAGGGCGCCCCGTCAGATTTGATTGATATCGACTGCATTAATAGGCCTGGAG gagATAGAGGCGTATCCTCATTTGATGAAGGAGGGtccaatgaagatgaagatgaagccaATGTAGAAAGAAGTACTAGTAGGACTAGTAATAGGATTAGAAAAAGTAATGTGCGTTATTCTGAAGATGTTTGGGTTTTAGATCCTCCAGCTAGGGGTAAGGGTAGACGTATTTGA